A part of Lacibacter sp. H407 genomic DNA contains:
- a CDS encoding NAD(P)/FAD-dependent oxidoreductase, producing MTDRQYDIAIIGGGLAGLALAIQSAKQGYAVVLFEKEKYPYHKVCGEYISLESWNFIESLGIPLSKLNLPIIKQLELSSPNGNIFKHELPLGGFGISRYKLDEMLANIARQHNVLLLEETKVNDVIFQNDVFSIHSTAGGFIVTVAAGCFGKRSNLDVKWNRNFVQQKPNKLNNYIGVKYHININRPADVIALHNFENGYCGISQIEEGKICLCYLTTAVNLQKSNNSIEQMEKTILCKNPQLKKIFDEAEFLYDSPVTISQISFNKKQQVENHMLMIGDAGGMITPLCGNGMSMAMHGSKLAFEQVHAFLQQQITRQQMEEFYSRNWQQQFAKRLKTGRLIQGLFGKSSVTNLFINSVKTLPFLAKPLIRLTHGRSY from the coding sequence ATGACTGACCGACAGTACGATATTGCAATTATTGGTGGCGGGTTGGCAGGATTGGCATTAGCCATTCAATCCGCAAAGCAAGGTTATGCTGTTGTGTTATTTGAAAAAGAAAAATATCCTTACCATAAAGTTTGTGGCGAATACATCAGTTTGGAAAGCTGGAACTTTATCGAATCGTTAGGCATTCCTTTATCGAAACTAAACTTGCCTATCATCAAACAGCTGGAACTATCGTCACCGAATGGAAATATTTTTAAACACGAACTGCCACTTGGCGGCTTTGGTATCAGTCGTTACAAATTGGATGAAATGCTGGCAAACATTGCCCGGCAACACAATGTGTTATTACTGGAAGAAACAAAAGTGAATGATGTGATTTTTCAGAACGATGTTTTTAGTATTCATTCAACTGCAGGTGGGTTCATCGTAACAGTTGCCGCAGGTTGTTTTGGCAAACGAAGTAATCTCGATGTAAAATGGAATCGAAATTTTGTACAGCAAAAGCCCAATAAGCTCAACAACTATATCGGTGTTAAATATCATATCAATATCAACCGTCCGGCTGATGTAATTGCCTTGCACAATTTTGAAAATGGATACTGTGGCATTTCGCAAATAGAAGAAGGAAAAATTTGTCTTTGTTATTTGACCACTGCTGTTAATCTGCAAAAAAGTAATAACAGTATTGAGCAGATGGAGAAAACTATTCTCTGTAAAAATCCACAGCTTAAAAAAATATTTGACGAAGCTGAATTTCTGTACGATTCGCCTGTTACCATTTCACAGATCAGCTTCAATAAAAAACAACAGGTGGAAAATCATATGTTGATGATCGGCGATGCAGGCGGTATGATCACTCCTCTTTGTGGTAACGGTATGAGCATGGCCATGCATGGAAGCAAACTTGCGTTTGAACAAGTGCATGCGTTTCTGCAACAGCAAATCACCCGGCAGCAAATGGAAGAATTCTACAGCCGCAACTGGCAACAACAGTTTGCCAAACGTTTAAAAACCGGCCGACTGATTCAAGGGCTGTTTGGCAAGTCAAGCGTCACCAATCTCTTCATCAATTCAGTCAAAACGCTACCCTTCCTGGCCAAACCGTTGATACGGCTTACACACGGTCGATCTTATTAA
- a CDS encoding GbsR/MarR family transcriptional regulator yields the protein MKLSEAKQQFISTWGAMGTHWGINRTMAQVHALLMISPDPLTQDDVMAQLNISRGNVNMNIRDLIDWGLVDRVLIQGERKEYFTAEKDIWKVARQIIKERKKRELDPMMKLMDQLSKVDGDKKDKEVKTFLDTIAGIKKFGAHADNMLDVVVKSDENWFISTALKLFK from the coding sequence ATGAAACTATCGGAAGCCAAACAACAGTTCATCAGCACCTGGGGCGCTATGGGTACACATTGGGGTATTAACCGCACCATGGCACAGGTTCATGCATTGCTGATGATCAGTCCTGATCCATTGACGCAGGACGATGTGATGGCCCAGTTGAATATCAGCCGGGGTAATGTGAACATGAACATACGTGACCTGATTGATTGGGGTTTGGTGGATCGTGTACTTATTCAGGGTGAACGCAAAGAATATTTCACTGCGGAAAAGGATATCTGGAAAGTTGCCCGCCAGATCATTAAAGAACGTAAGAAGCGTGAATTAGACCCCATGATGAAACTGATGGATCAGTTAAGTAAAGTGGATGGCGACAAAAAAGATAAGGAAGTAAAAACCTTTCTTGACACGATTGCAGGTATCAAAAAGTTTGGTGCGCATGCCGATAATATGCTGGATGTTGTAGTGAAAAGTGATGAGAACTGGTTCATCAGTACTGCGTTGAAGCTCTTTAAATAA
- a CDS encoding CoA-binding protein: MKKKTLVLGASDKPHRYSYLAMKSLLAKGHEVVGIGKHKGTVATVEIETEKLPLSDIDTVTLYLNPAHQKEYYDYILGLHPKRIIFNPGAENEELQQLAVKNNIEPMEACTLVMLSTGQY; this comes from the coding sequence ATGAAAAAGAAAACACTTGTACTCGGTGCATCCGACAAACCACATCGCTACAGCTACCTTGCAATGAAAAGTTTGTTGGCAAAAGGTCATGAAGTAGTTGGAATCGGAAAGCACAAAGGAACGGTAGCTACTGTAGAAATTGAAACAGAAAAATTACCACTTTCAGATATTGATACCGTTACACTTTATCTGAACCCTGCACACCAAAAAGAATACTACGATTATATTCTCGGCTTGCATCCTAAACGCATCATCTTCAACCCCGGTGCAGAAAATGAAGAACTGCAACAACTCGCAGTGAAAAATAACATCGAACCAATGGAAGCATGTACGCTTGTAATGTTGAGTACAGGGCAGTATTAA
- a CDS encoding ribonuclease H-like YkuK family protein, producing the protein MNWRKFNGEHIKLPIKEEVRTAILRETGRGFRLKVCIGTDSQVKGSETEFATVIVFLREGHGGFMFIHNEKTKQKYSIKERMLVEVAKSIEIAYELCELFTEYDVDMEVHADINTNPHFKSNEALREAMGYILGMGFAFKAKPEAFASSSCANKIVN; encoded by the coding sequence ATGAACTGGAGAAAATTTAACGGCGAACACATCAAACTCCCGATCAAAGAGGAAGTGCGTACAGCTATTCTCAGGGAAACGGGAAGAGGTTTTCGCTTGAAAGTATGTATTGGTACCGACAGCCAGGTAAAAGGAAGCGAAACAGAATTTGCAACGGTGATTGTATTCCTGCGGGAAGGTCATGGTGGCTTTATGTTCATCCACAACGAGAAAACCAAACAGAAGTATTCCATCAAAGAACGGATGTTGGTTGAAGTGGCCAAGAGCATTGAAATTGCCTATGAGTTATGCGAGCTCTTTACAGAGTATGATGTTGACATGGAAGTACATGCCGACATTAACACCAATCCGCACTTCAAAAGCAACGAAGCCTTACGTGAAGCAATGGGCTATATTCTTGGAATGGGCTTTGCCTTTAAAGCCAAACCGGAAGCTTTTGCCAGTAGCAGCTGTGCTAACAAAATTGTGAACTGA
- a CDS encoding RsmE family RNA methyltransferase, whose amino-acid sequence MALPFFYLESFDASQQLITLNEETSKHVVQVLRMKEGELLQLTDGKGSLLLAKITDAHKKHCTVQVQSTSYKPQAARKITIAISLVKNANRFEWFLEKATEIGVAEIIPLLCERTERQHFRFDRMKGILVSAMLQSQQTWLPVLHEPVKFENALRQTSPSNGILKLVAHCEETEKNSLNKVLSEVEGSNCIILIGPEGDFTTAEIEFALQQNYQPVALGETRLRTETAGIVAATLLCIA is encoded by the coding sequence ATGGCTTTACCTTTTTTTTACCTTGAATCGTTTGATGCATCGCAGCAACTCATTACGTTGAATGAAGAAACATCAAAACATGTTGTGCAGGTGTTGCGCATGAAAGAGGGTGAATTGTTACAGCTTACTGATGGAAAAGGTAGTTTGTTGTTGGCGAAGATCACGGATGCACACAAGAAACATTGTACGGTTCAAGTTCAATCTACAAGTTATAAACCCCAAGCTGCACGCAAAATAACCATCGCCATTTCGTTGGTGAAAAATGCGAATCGCTTTGAGTGGTTTTTGGAGAAAGCTACAGAGATAGGTGTTGCTGAAATTATTCCTTTGCTCTGCGAACGCACAGAACGGCAGCATTTCCGTTTCGATCGGATGAAAGGAATTCTTGTAAGCGCCATGTTACAAAGCCAACAGACATGGTTGCCTGTTTTACACGAGCCGGTAAAATTTGAAAATGCTTTACGTCAGACTTCCCCGTCTAACGGAATACTTAAACTTGTTGCCCATTGCGAAGAAACAGAGAAGAATTCATTGAATAAAGTCCTGAGCGAAGTCGAAGGGTCAAATTGCATTATCCTCATCGGTCCCGAAGGTGATTTTACCACTGCTGAAATTGAATTTGCACTTCAACAAAATTATCAACCTGTTGCGTTGGGTGAAACAAGACTACGTACCGAAACAGCAGGAATAGTTGCTGCTACATTATTGTGCATTGCCTAA
- the dnaB gene encoding replicative DNA helicase, with the protein MDLTNLNKDRKTKRKPALDLSTMVYGKVPPQAKELEEAVLGAVMLEKSAFDAISEILRPECFYVDSHQRIFRTMQSLTAKSLPIDLLTVVEELKLKEELEMVGGAYYVTRLTNTVVSTANIEAHARIILQKFLQRELIRISGETIGDAYEESTDVFDLLDDAESKLFEITNNYLRKNFDSFDNVLIKTIQRIEDMRNKQEDITGVPSGFPSMDRVIYGWQPSDLVILAARPAVGKTAFALNLLRNAALSPSKPTPVAFFSLEMGAAQLVQRILSAESEIMLEKISRGKLEDHEVQQLYKKGIERLAKAPIFIDDSAALNIFELRAKARRLVNKHGVGLIIIDYLQLMSGSAGNKNTNREQEISTISRGLKQLAKELSIPIIALSQLSREVEKRKDGNKMPQLSDLRESGAIEQDADMVMFLYRPEYYDITSNEFGESNRGETHIRIAKHRNGSLETIKLRALLHIQKFVEDDFGDNMGSGGFGGPQGPMPGGPGMMPGGGNWKPVPTDEGPKVFVQKGSKMNDMNFDEETPF; encoded by the coding sequence ATGGATCTTACTAACTTAAACAAAGACCGTAAAACAAAGAGAAAACCTGCTCTTGACCTTTCCACAATGGTGTATGGGAAGGTGCCGCCACAGGCCAAAGAACTGGAGGAAGCAGTACTAGGTGCCGTGATGTTGGAGAAGAGTGCGTTTGATGCGATCAGTGAAATTCTGCGCCCGGAATGTTTTTACGTAGACTCACATCAGCGTATTTTCAGAACCATGCAAAGTTTAACGGCCAAGAGTTTGCCGATCGACTTGTTAACGGTTGTGGAAGAGCTGAAGTTGAAAGAAGAACTGGAGATGGTAGGCGGTGCTTACTATGTAACCCGTTTGACCAATACAGTTGTTTCAACTGCGAACATTGAAGCGCATGCACGTATTATTCTGCAAAAATTTTTACAACGTGAATTGATCCGCATCAGTGGCGAGACCATTGGTGATGCGTATGAAGAAAGCACCGATGTATTCGATCTGCTTGATGATGCAGAAAGTAAACTGTTTGAAATAACCAATAACTATCTCCGCAAAAACTTTGATTCGTTTGATAATGTGTTGATCAAAACCATTCAGCGTATTGAAGACATGCGGAACAAACAGGAAGATATTACCGGTGTGCCAAGCGGCTTCCCGTCAATGGATCGGGTGATCTACGGATGGCAACCTTCGGATCTGGTAATTCTTGCTGCACGTCCTGCCGTGGGTAAAACTGCATTTGCGTTGAACCTGTTGCGGAATGCAGCGTTGAGTCCGTCGAAGCCAACACCTGTTGCCTTCTTCTCGCTTGAAATGGGTGCTGCACAGTTGGTGCAGCGTATTCTTTCGGCCGAAAGTGAAATTATGCTGGAGAAAATTTCCCGTGGTAAACTGGAAGATCATGAAGTGCAGCAGTTGTATAAAAAAGGAATTGAACGTTTGGCAAAAGCGCCCATCTTTATTGATGACAGTGCGGCGTTGAACATTTTTGAATTGCGTGCAAAGGCCCGTCGATTGGTAAACAAGCATGGTGTGGGATTGATCATCATCGACTATTTACAGTTGATGAGTGGAAGCGCCGGTAACAAGAATACCAACCGTGAACAGGAGATCAGTACCATTTCACGTGGTTTAAAACAATTGGCAAAGGAATTAAGTATTCCCATTATCGCATTGTCGCAGTTGAGTCGTGAGGTTGAGAAACGGAAGGATGGTAACAAGATGCCACAGTTGAGTGATCTCCGTGAATCAGGTGCCATTGAGCAGGATGCGGATATGGTGATGTTCCTGTATCGCCCCGAATACTATGATATTACGTCGAACGAATTTGGCGAAAGCAATCGTGGTGAAACACATATACGTATTGCCAAGCACAGAAATGGTTCGCTTGAAACAATTAAGCTGCGGGCGTTATTACATATCCAGAAATTTGTGGAAGATGATTTTGGTGACAATATGGGCAGTGGTGGATTCGGCGGACCACAAGGGCCAATGCCTGGTGGACCGGGTATGATGCCGGGTGGTGGTAACTGGAAGCCGGTTCCTACTGATGAAGGCCCGAAAGTATTTGTACAGAAAGGCAGTAAGATGAATGACATGAATTTTGATGAGGAAACGCCGTTCTAG
- the pheT gene encoding phenylalanine--tRNA ligase subunit beta encodes MTISYKWLQEYLPVQVEPERLSRILTSIGLEVESMEAYEEIKGGLRGLVIGEVLTCEKHPDADKLSLTTVNVGAAEPLQIVCGAPNVAVGQKVIVATVGTTIYPSSGEPMTMKKAKIRGVESHGMICAEDEIGMGSSHAGIMILKNDVRVGSEAADYFKPYTDWIIEIGLTPNHMDAMSHIGVARDVIAYLNFHDKKNYTVKSPFVNGFKADNKSLPIRVVIENKEACQRYAGVSISNVTVKESPDWLKQRLKAIGVRPINNIVDITNYVLHETGQPLHAFDADAITGGEVIVKNLPEGSVFTTLDEKERKLSSEDLMICNKEEAMCIAGVFGGMKSGVKEATKNIFLESAWFNPITTRKTSFRHNLRTDAATRFEKGVDISNTVNVLKRAALLIKELGGGEIASDVVDVYPTPKQKTQIAIKYHYLKKISGKNYHPDTVKKIFESLGFEIIKDSIDELWVAAPFSKPDMEIPADLAEEVMRIDGLDNVEIPTSITISPSTESDQTSFAYKEKISNVLVGQGFHEIFTNSIANSAWYSEEVLATTVKMLNNLSAELNVMRPSMLETGLQCVSFNLNRRNNNLRLFEFGKTYTTSETGKYFETDHIAIYTSGNTEASWKQKASATDVYYLKAVVNSILQQAGLKAETQLMQATAGFSGGVEYKIKKQVVATVAIVDTNRLKQFDIKQPVYFADINWNILTQLAAKAKLEYKEIARFPAVERDLAIVIPQATTFAEVEQTIALAKVSRLQSVSLFDVFESEKIGAGKKSMALNFVFQDDEKTLTDNETEKMMNTLVQSLEKQLAAEIRK; translated from the coding sequence ATGACGATCAGTTATAAATGGCTGCAGGAATATTTACCTGTGCAAGTGGAACCGGAGCGTTTGAGCCGCATCCTCACATCAATTGGCCTGGAAGTAGAAAGCATGGAAGCATACGAAGAGATCAAAGGCGGATTGAGAGGCCTGGTGATCGGCGAAGTATTGACCTGCGAAAAACATCCGGATGCAGATAAATTATCGCTTACTACTGTAAATGTTGGTGCTGCCGAACCATTGCAGATCGTTTGTGGAGCACCCAATGTGGCGGTTGGTCAAAAAGTAATCGTAGCAACTGTTGGCACAACCATCTATCCATCTTCAGGCGAACCAATGACCATGAAGAAAGCAAAGATCCGTGGTGTTGAAAGCCATGGAATGATCTGTGCTGAAGATGAAATCGGCATGGGCAGCAGCCATGCAGGCATTATGATCCTGAAAAATGATGTGCGTGTTGGAAGTGAGGCCGCCGATTATTTCAAACCTTATACCGACTGGATCATTGAAATTGGATTAACACCTAATCACATGGATGCCATGAGCCATATTGGTGTGGCACGTGATGTAATTGCTTATTTGAATTTTCACGATAAGAAAAACTATACCGTTAAATCGCCTTTTGTAAACGGCTTCAAAGCTGATAATAAATCGTTACCCATTCGTGTGGTGATAGAAAATAAAGAAGCATGTCAGCGATATGCAGGTGTAAGCATCAGCAATGTAACAGTAAAGGAAAGTCCCGATTGGCTAAAGCAACGTTTGAAAGCAATTGGCGTACGACCAATCAATAATATTGTAGACATTACCAACTATGTATTGCACGAAACCGGTCAGCCATTGCATGCATTCGATGCAGATGCCATTACCGGCGGCGAAGTAATTGTAAAGAATTTACCCGAAGGTTCTGTATTTACAACGCTTGATGAAAAAGAACGCAAGCTGAGCAGCGAAGATCTGATGATCTGCAATAAAGAAGAAGCGATGTGTATTGCAGGTGTATTTGGCGGCATGAAAAGTGGTGTAAAAGAAGCAACGAAAAATATCTTTTTAGAAAGTGCATGGTTTAATCCCATCACTACACGTAAAACATCCTTCCGTCATAACCTGCGTACCGATGCAGCCACCCGTTTTGAGAAAGGAGTGGATATCAGCAATACTGTGAACGTGTTGAAACGTGCTGCTTTACTAATTAAAGAATTAGGTGGTGGTGAAATTGCAAGTGATGTAGTGGATGTGTATCCAACACCAAAACAGAAAACACAGATCGCCATCAAATATCATTATCTGAAAAAGATCAGTGGTAAAAATTATCATCCCGATACAGTAAAGAAAATATTTGAGTCGCTGGGATTTGAGATCATCAAAGATTCAATTGATGAACTGTGGGTAGCTGCACCTTTCAGTAAACCGGATATGGAAATTCCTGCCGATTTAGCGGAAGAAGTAATGCGGATCGATGGATTAGATAATGTGGAGATTCCAACCAGCATTACCATCTCTCCTTCCACCGAATCAGATCAAACAAGCTTTGCATATAAAGAAAAGATCAGCAATGTACTCGTTGGTCAGGGCTTTCACGAAATTTTCACCAACTCTATTGCTAACAGTGCATGGTACAGTGAAGAAGTATTAGCCACTACTGTAAAAATGCTCAACAACCTGAGTGCAGAATTGAATGTGATGCGTCCTTCGATGTTGGAAACAGGATTGCAATGCGTTTCTTTTAATCTCAACCGCAGAAATAACAATCTGCGCTTGTTTGAGTTTGGCAAAACCTACACTACTTCTGAAACAGGCAAGTATTTTGAAACCGACCATATTGCGATTTATACATCCGGCAACACAGAAGCGTCCTGGAAACAGAAAGCATCTGCAACAGATGTGTACTATCTCAAAGCAGTGGTGAATAGTATTTTGCAACAGGCAGGTTTAAAAGCTGAAACACAACTGATGCAGGCAACAGCTGGATTCAGTGGAGGTGTAGAATACAAGATCAAAAAACAGGTTGTGGCAACCGTTGCAATTGTGGATACAAATCGTTTGAAACAATTCGACATTAAACAACCGGTTTACTTTGCTGATATTAACTGGAATATTTTAACGCAGTTGGCAGCTAAAGCAAAACTGGAATACAAAGAAATTGCACGTTTCCCTGCGGTTGAAAGAGATCTGGCCATAGTGATTCCGCAGGCAACAACCTTTGCAGAAGTGGAACAAACTATTGCACTGGCAAAAGTGAGCCGCTTACAATCTGTTTCGTTGTTTGATGTATTTGAAAGCGAAAAAATTGGTGCAGGTAAAAAATCAATGGCACTCAATTTTGTGTTTCAGGACGATGAAAAAACACTCACCGATAATGAAACAGAGAAGATGATGAATACATTGGTACAATCATTGGAAAAACAACTGGCAGCAGAAATCAGAAAGTAA
- a CDS encoding cell division protein ZapA, which yields MDSLIPINIVIGDRSYRIKVSPEHEEHVRKTVKIINDKVLEYRTSFAGKDMQDYISMVLIWYATDVTSGNKTGTEATDQASSEAALQKLEQQIDQLLQQG from the coding sequence ATGGATTCATTAATTCCCATCAATATTGTTATCGGCGATCGTAGCTACCGGATCAAAGTAAGTCCGGAGCACGAAGAGCATGTACGTAAAACGGTTAAGATCATCAACGATAAAGTGCTCGAATATCGTACCAGTTTTGCAGGCAAGGATATGCAGGACTATATTTCGATGGTGCTCATCTGGTATGCAACCGATGTAACGTCAGGCAACAAAACCGGTACCGAAGCAACCGATCAAGCCAGCAGTGAAGCTGCTTTGCAAAAACTCGAACAACAGATCGATCAGTTATTGCAACAAGGATAG